A single Planktothrix serta PCC 8927 DNA region contains:
- a CDS encoding ATP-binding response regulator, with translation MNSNSTNSPLADILIVDDIPDNLRVLSQVLLEQGYRVRKATNGQFALNSAQLMPPDLILLDVMMPELDGYDACRFLKADERTRDIPIIFITARDDIQSKLMGFEVGGLDYITKPFDVEEVVVRVSTQLKISRLQKELQLQKNQLEQKNQQLEQEVSDRIAAQTQLQILNQELETKVEQRTQELKQRNQELVSLQKQLEISLKKEQSLSEMKSRLITTISHEFRTPLTVIMTSNELIKYKIEQQKTENLDRHINRVNESVKRIEQILNSAIVLAQAESNLIHFEPQSLNLDLFIKSLLEDWKSLEIQDHKIQLKVEGNHPQQFKADPNFLKQIIINLLTNAIRYSPEGGTIVVEMIYQPTQVVFKIQDQGIGIPESELDQVLEPFYRASNADSISGTPGAGLGLTVVKRLVELHQGTLTLHSILNQGTTVTLSFPVQEVDG, from the coding sequence ATGAATTCTAACTCAACGAACTCTCCTCTAGCAGATATTTTAATTGTTGATGATATTCCTGATAACTTGCGGGTTTTATCTCAAGTTTTATTAGAACAGGGTTATCGGGTTCGCAAAGCAACCAATGGGCAATTTGCCTTAAATTCCGCCCAATTGATGCCTCCTGATTTAATTTTATTAGATGTGATGATGCCAGAGTTAGATGGCTATGATGCCTGTCGTTTTCTCAAGGCAGATGAACGCACACGCGATATTCCGATTATTTTTATTACCGCTAGGGATGATATTCAAAGTAAACTTATGGGGTTTGAAGTCGGAGGATTAGATTATATTACTAAACCCTTTGATGTTGAAGAAGTTGTCGTGCGCGTTTCTACTCAACTTAAAATTAGTCGCTTGCAAAAAGAACTGCAATTGCAAAAAAATCAGTTAGAGCAAAAAAATCAACAACTGGAACAGGAAGTTAGCGATCGCATTGCTGCCCAAACACAACTCCAAATTTTAAATCAAGAGTTAGAAACTAAAGTTGAACAACGCACCCAAGAACTGAAACAGAGAAATCAAGAATTAGTCAGCTTACAAAAACAGTTAGAAATTTCTTTGAAAAAAGAACAGTCCTTAAGCGAAATGAAATCTCGGCTAATTACCACAATTTCCCATGAATTTCGCACCCCTTTGACGGTGATTATGACTTCTAATGAATTAATTAAATATAAAATTGAACAACAAAAAACCGAAAATTTAGATCGTCATATTAACCGAGTTAATGAAAGTGTTAAACGGATTGAACAGATTTTAAATAGTGCGATTGTTTTAGCCCAAGCTGAATCTAATTTAATTCATTTTGAACCGCAATCTTTGAATTTAGACTTATTTATTAAAAGCCTATTAGAAGATTGGAAATCTCTCGAAATTCAGGATCATAAAATTCAATTAAAGGTTGAAGGCAATCATCCACAGCAGTTTAAAGCCGATCCGAACTTCCTCAAACAAATTATCATTAATTTACTCACAAATGCGATTCGTTATTCTCCAGAAGGAGGAACAATTGTGGTTGAAATGATTTATCAACCCACTCAAGTTGTGTTCAAAATTCAAGATCAAGGCATTGGAATTCCTGAATCTGAACTAGACCAAGTATTAGAACCCTTCTATCGTGCTAGTAATGCTGATTCTATATCAGGAACCCCAGGGGCTGGATTAGGATTAACCGTTGTCAAACGTCTGGTAGAACTCCATCAAGGAACCCTCACCCTCCACAGCATCCTCAACCAAGGAACAACCGTTACCCTTTCTTTTCCGGTTCAAGAGGTTGACGGTTAA
- a CDS encoding cation:proton antiporter, with the protein MFSSLGSRLLPILGVATEACPPVEAESTMVLLGVLLSLVAIFVASKAGGEFANWLGFPPVLGELLGGVVIGVSALHLVVFPEGGIDSSHSLIMSILETTAGLSPDAAEATFKSQSEVLEILSELGVIILLFEIGLESNIEQLLAVGIQAFIVACLGVVVPFIAGTVGLIAIFHVPVIPAVFAGAALTATSIGITSRVLSEIGCLSTQEGQIILGAAVIDDVLGILILAVVASLAKTGEIDIANIIYLIISASVFIVGAIVLGKFFNGTFVALASQFKTRGRVVVPALILALLLAYIGGAIHLEAILGAFAAGLVLDETEPGRELEELIKPIADVIVPVFFVAVGAKTNLGVLNPAIPENREGLIIALFLIVVAIVGKIAAGWGVFGLDNINRLGIGVGMIPRGEVGLVFAAVGSASGALSPALDVAIILMVIITTFLAPPLLRIVFKTETPSPETT; encoded by the coding sequence ATGTTCTCAAGTTTGGGATCGAGGTTGTTACCGATTTTGGGAGTCGCAACAGAAGCTTGTCCTCCTGTTGAAGCAGAATCAACAATGGTATTACTGGGGGTTCTGCTCAGTTTAGTGGCGATTTTTGTAGCCAGTAAAGCGGGGGGAGAATTTGCCAACTGGTTAGGGTTTCCTCCAGTTCTCGGAGAATTACTCGGAGGAGTAGTTATTGGGGTTTCTGCCCTGCATTTAGTGGTTTTTCCAGAAGGGGGGATCGATAGTTCTCACTCTCTGATTATGAGTATTTTGGAAACAACCGCAGGGTTAAGTCCCGATGCGGCAGAAGCAACGTTTAAATCTCAAAGCGAAGTTTTAGAGATTTTATCTGAACTCGGTGTAATTATTCTGTTGTTTGAAATTGGCTTAGAATCCAATATTGAACAACTGCTGGCTGTCGGCATTCAAGCCTTTATTGTGGCTTGTTTAGGGGTTGTTGTTCCCTTTATTGCTGGAACAGTGGGACTGATTGCCATTTTCCATGTTCCTGTAATTCCGGCGGTTTTTGCGGGTGCGGCGTTGACAGCTACCAGTATCGGAATTACTTCTAGGGTTTTATCGGAAATTGGTTGTTTGTCTACCCAAGAAGGTCAGATTATTTTGGGTGCGGCGGTAATTGATGATGTGTTAGGAATTCTGATTTTAGCTGTGGTTGCGAGTTTGGCAAAAACAGGTGAAATTGATATTGCTAATATCATTTATTTGATTATTAGTGCCAGTGTTTTTATTGTTGGTGCGATTGTTTTAGGGAAGTTTTTCAACGGGACTTTTGTTGCCCTGGCTTCCCAATTTAAAACCCGCGGTCGGGTTGTAGTTCCGGCGTTAATTTTGGCCCTGCTATTAGCCTATATCGGTGGCGCAATTCACCTAGAAGCAATTTTAGGGGCTTTTGCGGCGGGGTTAGTGTTAGATGAAACGGAACCAGGCAGAGAGTTAGAGGAATTAATTAAACCCATTGCTGATGTGATTGTCCCGGTGTTTTTTGTAGCAGTTGGGGCAAAAACAAATTTAGGTGTTCTCAACCCAGCAATTCCTGAAAATCGGGAAGGATTAATTATTGCTCTGTTTTTGATTGTAGTTGCTATTGTGGGCAAAATCGCCGCCGGTTGGGGGGTGTTTGGTTTGGATAACATCAATCGTTTAGGAATTGGCGTTGGGATGATTCCGCGAGGAGAAGTCGGATTAGTATTTGCCGCCGTTGGTTCCGCCAGTGGTGCATTATCTCCGGCTTTGGATGTGGCGATTATTCTCATGGTGATCATCACCACATTCTTAGCGCCTCCGTTACTGCGAATTGTGTTTAAAACTGAAACGCCATCCCCAGAGACAACTTAA
- a CDS encoding carbon-nitrogen hydrolase family protein gives MKSYLAAAIQMTSTPWLDKNLAEAEELIDLAVHQGAELVSLPENFPFMGEEAEKLAQAETIAQKTEKFLKTIAQRFQITLLAGGFPVPTTDGKVYNTAVLIDANGQELARYQKVHLFDVNLPDGNTYQESNTVMAGSVLPPVYRSPVLGNLGLSVCYDVRFPELYRHLSLLGAEVLFVPAAFTAYTGKDHWEVLLKARAIENTCYVIAPAQTGCHYGRRNTHGHAMILDPWGAVLADAGDKPGVAIAEIDPVRLEQVRRQMPSLKHRVFS, from the coding sequence ATGAAATCCTATCTTGCTGCGGCTATTCAAATGACCAGTACGCCTTGGTTAGACAAAAATCTAGCAGAGGCGGAAGAACTGATTGATTTAGCAGTTCATCAGGGAGCAGAGTTAGTTAGCTTGCCTGAGAATTTTCCCTTTATGGGTGAAGAAGCCGAGAAACTGGCGCAAGCTGAAACTATTGCTCAAAAAACCGAAAAATTTCTCAAAACGATTGCCCAACGGTTTCAAATTACGCTTCTAGCCGGGGGTTTTCCAGTTCCCACAACAGATGGTAAAGTCTACAATACGGCGGTGCTGATTGATGCCAATGGTCAAGAATTAGCGCGTTATCAGAAAGTTCATCTCTTTGATGTCAATTTGCCCGATGGCAATACTTATCAGGAATCTAACACCGTCATGGCTGGGAGTGTTTTACCCCCGGTCTATCGTTCCCCAGTGTTGGGAAATCTTGGACTATCAGTGTGTTACGATGTCCGATTTCCCGAACTCTATCGTCACTTATCACTCTTAGGAGCAGAAGTTTTATTTGTCCCGGCGGCTTTTACTGCCTATACGGGAAAGGATCACTGGGAAGTTCTCCTCAAAGCCAGAGCGATTGAAAATACCTGTTATGTCATTGCACCTGCTCAAACCGGGTGTCATTATGGTCGTCGAAATACTCATGGTCATGCCATGATTCTTGATCCTTGGGGGGCGGTTCTCGCTGATGCGGGAGATAAACCCGGCGTGGCGATCGCAGAAATTGATCCCGTTCGTCTTGAACAAGTCCGTCGCCAAATGCCCAGCCTCAAACATCGAGTATTTAGTTGA
- the psaJ gene encoding photosystem I reaction center subunit IX, producing MQYFVKYLSTAPVLAAALFVFTAGVLIEFNRFFPDLLFHPMP from the coding sequence ATGCAGTATTTCGTCAAATATCTTTCAACAGCACCCGTTTTAGCTGCGGCTTTGTTCGTTTTTACGGCGGGAGTTTTAATCGAATTTAATCGCTTTTTCCCCGATTTACTCTTCCACCCCATGCCGTAA
- a CDS encoding Photosystem I reaction center subunit III: MRRLLAAILALGLWMSIVPAASAYNLVPCSESSVFQQRAKTSIASAANPAQAKARFERYSQELCGKADGLPHLIVDGSLAHAGDFLIPSVLFLYIAGWIGWAGRSYLLAAKKSENPAEKEIIIDVPVALTYMLSGFLWPLAALKEITTGEMFAKDNEITVSPR, encoded by the coding sequence ATGCGTCGATTGTTGGCTGCTATTCTAGCCCTGGGCTTGTGGATGAGCATTGTTCCCGCAGCTTCAGCTTATAACCTCGTTCCTTGCTCTGAATCTTCCGTGTTTCAGCAACGGGCCAAAACCTCTATCGCTTCTGCGGCTAACCCGGCACAAGCGAAAGCCCGTTTTGAACGCTATTCCCAAGAACTCTGTGGTAAAGCAGATGGCTTACCCCATTTAATCGTAGATGGAAGCCTTGCTCATGCCGGAGATTTCTTAATTCCTAGCGTTCTGTTCCTGTATATTGCCGGATGGATTGGTTGGGCAGGTCGCTCTTATTTACTAGCTGCTAAAAAGAGCGAAAATCCCGCAGAAAAAGAGATTATCATCGATGTTCCTGTGGCCCTGACCTATATGCTCAGTGGCTTCCTTTGGCCGTTAGCTGCGTTGAAAGAAATCACCACAGGTGAAATGTTCGCTAAAGATAACGAAATTACCGTTTCACCTCGTTAA
- the tsaD gene encoding tRNA (adenosine(37)-N6)-threonylcarbamoyltransferase complex transferase subunit TsaD, translated as MATVLAIETSCDETGVAIVKNREVLSNVVASQIAIHHPYGGVVPEVASRHHLEMVNPVLNEALETAGLDWSVIDGIAATCAPGLVGALLTGITAAKTLALVHNKPFLGIHHLEGHIYASYLTEPSLQPPFLCLLVSGGHTSLIHVKDCGVYQILGHTVDDAAGEAFDKVARLLNLGYPGGPIIDQLATQGNPKAFALPEGKISLPNGGYHPYHSSFSGLKTAVLRLVQTLQKSENTPLPVADIAASFQDTVAKSLTKRAIACAVDFGLDTIAIGGGVAANSGLRNHLQEAAKLHNLRVLFPPLKYCTDNAAMIACAASDHLSRGHISPLTLGAQSRMSLEDMMLLYNRV; from the coding sequence ATGGCAACAGTTTTAGCAATTGAAACAAGTTGTGACGAAACCGGGGTCGCAATTGTAAAGAATCGTGAAGTTTTAAGCAATGTTGTGGCCTCTCAAATCGCCATTCATCACCCTTATGGGGGGGTTGTTCCCGAAGTTGCCTCCCGCCATCATTTAGAAATGGTTAATCCTGTTCTAAACGAAGCTTTAGAAACCGCAGGTTTAGACTGGTCAGTCATTGATGGAATTGCAGCCACCTGTGCCCCCGGACTGGTAGGAGCTTTATTAACGGGCATTACTGCCGCTAAAACCTTAGCCTTGGTGCATAATAAACCTTTTTTAGGCATTCATCACCTGGAAGGACATATTTATGCCAGCTATTTAACCGAACCTAGTCTCCAACCTCCGTTTTTATGTCTGTTGGTATCGGGAGGCCATACCAGTTTAATTCATGTTAAAGATTGTGGGGTCTATCAAATCTTGGGACACACCGTTGATGATGCGGCGGGGGAAGCTTTTGATAAAGTGGCTCGGTTATTAAATTTAGGATATCCTGGGGGGCCAATTATTGACCAATTAGCTACTCAAGGAAACCCCAAAGCCTTTGCATTACCTGAAGGAAAAATTTCTCTCCCGAATGGCGGCTATCATCCCTATCATTCTAGTTTTAGCGGGTTAAAAACGGCGGTGTTACGGTTGGTGCAAACGTTACAAAAGTCAGAAAATACGCCGTTACCCGTTGCGGATATTGCGGCGAGTTTTCAAGATACCGTTGCTAAAAGTTTAACAAAACGGGCGATCGCTTGTGCGGTAGATTTTGGATTAGATACTATTGCTATTGGGGGAGGTGTAGCGGCAAATAGTGGGTTAAGAAACCATCTCCAAGAGGCAGCTAAACTTCACAATTTGCGAGTATTATTTCCCCCTTTAAAATATTGTACCGATAACGCTGCCATGATTGCTTGTGCAGCTTCAGACCATCTGAGTCGAGGTCATATTTCACCCTTAACATTAGGGGCACAGTCCCGAATGTCGTTGGAAGATATGATGCTCTTGTACAACAGGGTCTAG
- the rnc gene encoding ribonuclease III, which yields MTKLPEIKNEQLRLQALTHRSYINEHSNSGEDNERLEFLGDAVLGFLVGELLFKKRYPEDMAKMSEANMTRLRSLLVDEKQLAKFAIQFDLGALLRLGKGAIRDGGRTNPALLSDAFEAYIGAFYLDTNIDTVREFIHPLFSAVANEIVFPQTETTPQTLIDCKNRFQQWALAQYGENPKYYVVEESGPDHAKEFCTEVCVRDKVYGYGKGRRKQDSEKKAAEVALQKLGLL from the coding sequence ATGACAAAACTGCCAGAAATTAAAAACGAACAATTGCGACTACAAGCCCTCACCCATCGTTCCTATATTAATGAACATTCTAATTCAGGAGAAGACAATGAACGATTAGAATTTTTAGGGGATGCTGTTTTAGGATTTTTAGTCGGAGAATTGCTATTTAAAAAGCGCTATCCCGAAGATATGGCTAAAATGAGTGAGGCAAATATGACTCGCTTACGGTCACTGCTAGTCGATGAAAAACAACTGGCTAAATTTGCCATTCAATTTGATTTAGGGGCATTACTGCGCCTAGGAAAGGGTGCTATTCGAGATGGCGGACGCACAAATCCTGCCTTACTCAGTGATGCCTTTGAAGCCTATATTGGGGCTTTTTATTTAGATACCAATATTGATACAGTTCGAGAATTTATTCATCCCTTATTTTCAGCCGTTGCTAATGAAATTGTATTTCCGCAAACAGAAACAACACCCCAAACCCTAATTGACTGTAAAAACCGCTTTCAACAATGGGCTTTAGCGCAATACGGTGAAAACCCGAAATATTATGTGGTCGAAGAATCTGGGCCAGATCACGCTAAGGAATTTTGTACAGAAGTCTGTGTTAGGGACAAAGTATATGGCTATGGAAAAGGACGCCGAAAACAGGACTCCGAAAAAAAAGCCGCAGAGGTAGCCCTGCAAAAGTTGGGTTTGTTGTAA
- a CDS encoding NYN domain-containing protein, with amino-acid sequence MKPCLESRVAIYGDFQNVRTYAEKFKQFIQGLIKLLDQLFNQKGYKFIIKVYSNWRNENDRFAQALDQEEDVTIIHVPSREKNAVDKKIFRDGRNDTTPDSSIEIVILITGDKDFLPLVKELQQSGKKVILIHGCNVSKTLKKAVDKAYHINEVIAFGNLNQGTPEKLDYPAIISYEEAKKCLIDLIKTVQAKGKKATLALMGSLIKKHPRLSGDKKVLSIGKPDGKIFSKFGKFVEAVIQEGIIQKNCNGELILV; translated from the coding sequence ATGAAACCTTGCTTGGAAAGTCGTGTAGCAATTTATGGGGATTTTCAAAATGTTCGGACTTATGCTGAAAAATTTAAACAATTTATTCAAGGGTTAATTAAACTTTTGGATCAATTGTTCAATCAAAAAGGTTATAAATTTATTATAAAAGTTTATTCTAACTGGAGGAATGAGAATGATCGATTTGCACAGGCTCTCGATCAGGAAGAAGACGTTACAATAATTCATGTTCCTTCAAGAGAAAAAAATGCAGTTGACAAGAAGATTTTTCGAGATGGCAGAAATGATACAACGCCAGATAGCAGCATTGAAATTGTAATTTTAATTACAGGGGATAAAGATTTTTTACCCTTAGTTAAAGAGTTACAACAGTCAGGGAAAAAAGTGATATTGATTCATGGTTGTAATGTTAGTAAAACATTGAAAAAAGCTGTTGATAAAGCCTATCATATCAATGAAGTAATAGCCTTTGGAAATCTCAATCAGGGAACTCCAGAAAAACTAGATTATCCCGCTATTATTTCTTATGAAGAAGCTAAAAAATGTCTAATTGACTTGATTAAAACCGTTCAAGCAAAAGGAAAAAAAGCTACTCTTGCTTTAATGGGTAGTTTAATCAAAAAGCATCCGCGACTTTCAGGGGATAAAAAAGTTTTATCCATTGGCAAACCTGATGGAAAGATTTTTTCTAAATTCGGTAAATTTGTAGAAGCAGTAATTCAGGAGGGAATTATTCAAAAAAATTGTAATGGAGAGTTGATTTTAGTCTGA
- a CDS encoding KGG domain-containing protein — protein sequence MATEKRGFASMDEEKQREIASKGGKAAHESGRAHEFTPEEAREAGRKGGKAVSQDREHMAAIGRKGGKNSHKKDNDNEKDNEKDNEKDNDNGENS from the coding sequence ATGGCTACAGAAAAACGTGGATTTGCTTCCATGGATGAAGAAAAACAACGCGAGATTGCCAGCAAAGGCGGTAAAGCAGCCCATGAGTCAGGACGCGCTCATGAATTTACTCCTGAAGAAGCCAGAGAAGCTGGACGCAAAGGCGGTAAAGCAGTGAGCCAAGATCGGGAACACATGGCTGCTATTGGACGCAAAGGCGGTAAAAATAGCCACAAAAAAGATAATGATAATGAAAAAGATAATGAAAAAGATAATGAAAAAGATAATGATAATGGTGAAAATTCATAA
- the trmD gene encoding tRNA (guanosine(37)-N1)-methyltransferase TrmD: protein MRFDIITLFPDFFTSPLNSGLLGKALAREIADVHLVNPRDFTRDKHRRVDDESYGGGVGMVLKPEPIYAAVESLPQFPRREVIFLTPQGEKMHQGLFRELALNFDQIVLICGHYEGIDERIMPLVTREVSLGDFVLTGGEIPAMALINGVVRLLPGTVGKEESLKAESFEDGLLDYPHYTRPAEFRGMRVPDVLLSGDHGAIEQWRKQQQLQRTRERRPDLWQDWLQESEDRTQETEAG, encoded by the coding sequence GTGCGTTTTGACATTATTACTCTGTTTCCCGATTTTTTTACCTCTCCACTGAACTCAGGTCTTCTGGGTAAGGCCTTAGCGAGGGAGATTGCAGATGTCCATTTAGTTAATCCCCGCGACTTTACACGCGATAAGCATCGCCGTGTGGACGATGAATCCTATGGGGGTGGTGTGGGGATGGTGTTAAAACCGGAACCGATTTATGCTGCTGTTGAATCTTTACCTCAATTTCCTCGTCGGGAAGTGATTTTTTTAACCCCCCAAGGGGAAAAAATGCACCAAGGGTTATTCCGAGAGTTAGCGTTAAATTTTGATCAGATTGTTTTAATTTGTGGGCATTATGAAGGTATAGATGAACGCATTATGCCCTTAGTCACCCGTGAAGTTTCTTTAGGGGATTTTGTCCTGACTGGAGGAGAAATTCCCGCAATGGCGCTGATTAACGGAGTCGTGCGATTATTACCGGGAACGGTGGGAAAAGAAGAATCTCTTAAAGCAGAAAGTTTTGAAGATGGGTTATTGGATTATCCCCACTATACTCGACCTGCGGAGTTCCGAGGAATGCGAGTTCCTGATGTTTTATTGTCAGGAGATCATGGAGCTATTGAGCAATGGCGAAAACAACAACAACTTCAGCGTACTCGTGAGCGTCGCCCCGATTTGTGGCAAGATTGGTTACAGGAGTCAGAAGACAGAACGCAGGAGACAGAAGCAGGATAG
- a CDS encoding cyanophycinase, producing the protein MQQLTSQALEQMIPQQTKTSILIIGGAEDKVHGREILQTFFHRAGASTANLAIIPSASREPAIQGERYQKIFGEMGAKSIEVFDIRERHHCEDPKWHAYLETCTGVFLTGGDQLRLYSLLADTLLMEKIRIAARQGRLALAGTSAGAAVMGHHMIAGGGSGESPNRSLVDMATGLDILPELVVDQHFNNRNRMARLVSAIAAHPDKIGIGIDEDTCALFEAEGLLRVVGKGTVTIVDTQEMSYTNLVNVGATDPLSVFNLRVHILSYGDQYNLHSRRPSSAPSV; encoded by the coding sequence ATGCAGCAGTTGACATCTCAAGCCCTTGAACAAATGATTCCCCAACAAACTAAAACCTCGATTCTCATTATTGGTGGAGCAGAAGACAAAGTTCATGGACGTGAGATTCTGCAAACTTTTTTTCACCGGGCTGGCGCTTCCACTGCCAACCTTGCCATCATTCCCTCCGCCTCCCGTGAACCTGCCATTCAAGGAGAGAGATATCAAAAAATCTTTGGGGAAATGGGGGCAAAATCCATTGAAGTCTTTGATATTCGGGAACGCCATCATTGTGAAGATCCCAAATGGCACGCCTACTTGGAAACCTGTACTGGGGTATTCCTGACGGGGGGAGATCAATTGCGACTTTACAGTCTGTTGGCGGATACCCTACTGATGGAAAAAATTCGGATCGCAGCCCGCCAAGGACGACTGGCTTTAGCGGGAACCAGTGCGGGAGCAGCCGTTATGGGCCATCACATGATTGCTGGGGGAGGCAGTGGGGAATCTCCAAACCGTTCCCTGGTGGATATGGCAACGGGCCTAGATATTCTCCCGGAGTTGGTGGTTGATCAACACTTTAATAACCGTAATCGCATGGCAAGACTGGTGAGTGCGATCGCAGCCCATCCCGATAAAATTGGGATTGGGATTGATGAAGATACCTGTGCCTTATTTGAAGCGGAAGGTTTATTGCGGGTCGTGGGAAAAGGAACCGTTACCATTGTAGATACCCAGGAAATGTCTTACACCAATTTGGTGAATGTCGGCGCGACTGATCCCTTAAGTGTATTCAATCTGCGAGTCCATATTTTGTCTTATGGCGATCAATATAACCTGCATTCGCGTCGTCCGAGTTCTGCCCCCAGTGTGTAA